Proteins encoded by one window of Brevibacterium atlanticum:
- the glmM gene encoding phosphoglucosamine mutase, translating into MSRLFGTDGVRGLANRDITAKLALQLSVAGSRVLSRGWSGEKRPFAVVGRDPRVSGEFLSAALSAGIASTGVDVLDAGMLPTPGIAQVVKDTGAAFGVVISASHNPMPDNGIKFFAAGGKKLDDAVEDEIIAIFDDEWERPTGADIGRISRYPAAADEYTEHLVACLDTEGVRPLSGLKVVVDCANGAASIVGPAALRQAGAEVIVSAAEPDGLNINDGVGSTHLGPLQRLVVETQSDLGVAFDGDADRCLAVDALGRVVNGDQVMGILAIGLKELGELRGNTLVTTVMSNLGLKQAMDKYGINTVQTAVGDRYVLERMLADGYALGGEQSGHVLMLDHGTTGDGVQTALHLMKRMADAKRTLADLAAEIPQLPQALVNVKGVDKNNVDHPQVAAEVAAVEAELADTGRVLLRASGTEQLIRVMVEAATEDTATEQAERLAASVKEHLAL; encoded by the coding sequence ATGTCTCGACTCTTCGGCACCGATGGTGTGCGCGGACTGGCCAATCGCGACATCACGGCCAAACTCGCGCTCCAGCTCTCGGTCGCAGGTTCCCGCGTGCTCAGCCGCGGCTGGAGCGGGGAGAAGCGCCCCTTCGCTGTCGTCGGACGTGATCCTCGTGTCTCCGGAGAGTTCCTCTCGGCGGCCCTGAGCGCCGGCATCGCCTCGACCGGTGTCGACGTGCTCGATGCCGGAATGCTGCCGACACCGGGCATCGCGCAGGTGGTCAAGGACACCGGAGCCGCGTTCGGCGTCGTCATCTCCGCCTCGCACAACCCGATGCCCGATAACGGCATCAAGTTCTTCGCCGCCGGCGGCAAGAAGCTCGACGATGCGGTCGAGGATGAGATCATCGCGATCTTCGACGACGAGTGGGAACGGCCGACCGGCGCGGACATCGGGCGCATCTCCCGCTACCCGGCCGCTGCCGACGAATATACCGAGCATCTGGTCGCCTGCCTCGACACCGAGGGTGTGCGCCCCCTGTCCGGTCTCAAGGTCGTCGTCGACTGCGCCAACGGTGCCGCGTCGATCGTCGGACCCGCCGCTCTGCGCCAGGCCGGCGCCGAGGTGATCGTCTCGGCCGCCGAACCCGATGGCCTGAACATCAACGACGGAGTCGGCTCCACCCACCTCGGCCCGCTGCAGCGTCTCGTCGTCGAGACGCAGTCCGACCTCGGTGTGGCCTTCGACGGTGACGCCGATCGCTGCTTGGCCGTCGATGCCCTCGGCCGGGTCGTCAACGGCGACCAAGTCATGGGCATCCTTGCCATCGGACTCAAGGAGCTCGGCGAACTGCGCGGGAACACTCTCGTCACCACCGTCATGTCGAACCTGGGGCTCAAGCAGGCGATGGACAAGTACGGCATCAACACCGTCCAGACGGCTGTGGGCGACCGGTACGTACTTGAGCGGATGCTTGCTGACGGGTATGCCCTCGGCGGAGAGCAGTCCGGGCACGTGCTCATGCTTGACCACGGTACGACCGGTGACGGTGTGCAGACGGCCCTGCATCTGATGAAGCGGATGGCCGATGCCAAGCGCACTCTGGCCGACCTCGCCGCGGAGATCCCGCAGCTGCCGCAGGCACTCGTCAACGTCAAGGGCGTGGACAAGAACAACGTCGATCACCCGCAGGTCGCCGCCGAGGTGGCCGCCGTCGAGGCCGAACTCGCCGACACCGGGCGGGTGCTGCTGCGCGCCTCGGGCACGGAACAGCTCATCCGCGTGATGGTCGAGGCTGCTACCGAAGACACCGCCACCGAGCAGGCCGAACGCCTCGCTGCCTCGGTCAAGGAGCACCTGGCGCTGTAA
- the rpsI gene encoding 30S ribosomal protein S9 — translation MADTTNATESVEEEITEYTSETPASAGLGESTAGGRGQSLTAPGNGVGRRKQAIARVRLVPGTGEWTINGRTLEEYFPNKLHQQLVNEPFTLLDLGGRFDVIVRISGGGPSGQAGAVRLGVARSLNQIDAESNRAELKKAGYLRRDARVPERKKAGLKKARKAPQFSKR, via the coding sequence GTGGCTGATACCACCAACGCGACAGAATCTGTCGAAGAAGAGATCACCGAATACACTTCCGAGACTCCCGCATCTGCCGGCCTGGGCGAAAGCACCGCTGGCGGACGTGGACAGTCCCTGACCGCTCCCGGCAACGGAGTGGGCCGCCGCAAGCAGGCCATTGCTCGCGTGCGCCTCGTTCCCGGCACCGGTGAGTGGACGATCAACGGACGTACTCTCGAAGAGTACTTCCCGAACAAGCTGCACCAGCAGCTCGTCAACGAGCCCTTCACCCTGCTGGACCTCGGTGGACGTTTCGACGTCATCGTGCGCATCTCCGGCGGTGGACCTTCCGGCCAGGCCGGAGCCGTCCGTCTGGGCGTGGCTCGCTCGCTCAACCAGATCGACGCGGAGTCCAACCGCGCCGAGCTGAAGAAGGCCGGTTACCTGCGCCGCGACGCTCGCGTCCCCGAGCGCAAGAAGGCCGGACTCAAGAAGGCCCGCAAGGCACCTCAGTTCTCGAAGCGCTGA
- the rplM gene encoding 50S ribosomal protein L13: MRTYTAKPGDIEHQWHVIDATDQVLGRLASQVARLLRGKHKTTFTPNTDTGDFVIIINADKVALTGAKLEKKRAYRHSGYPGGLKSVNYAELLATHPERAVEKAVAGMVPKNRLGRAQMQKLKVYAGAEHPHAAQNPQPYELSQVAQ, translated from the coding sequence TTGCGTACGTACACAGCTAAGCCCGGTGACATTGAGCACCAGTGGCACGTCATTGACGCCACTGATCAGGTGCTCGGTCGCCTTGCTTCGCAGGTTGCACGCCTCCTGCGCGGCAAGCACAAGACCACGTTCACTCCGAACACCGACACCGGTGACTTCGTCATCATCATCAACGCCGATAAGGTCGCGCTGACCGGTGCGAAGCTCGAGAAGAAGCGCGCTTACCGTCACTCCGGTTACCCGGGTGGCCTCAAGAGCGTCAACTACGCCGAGCTCCTCGCCACTCACCCCGAGCGTGCAGTCGAAAAGGCTGTCGCCGGTATGGTCCCGAAGAATCGTCTTGGACGTGCCCAGATGCAGAAGCTGAAGGTCTATGCAGGTGCCGAGCACCCGCATGCCGCTCAGAATCCGCAGCCGTACGAACTCAGCCAGGTCGCGCAGTAA
- a CDS encoding alkaline phosphatase family protein has product MTTRVPTTAVRVLLGALAVVLVLLGLPQAATATQVHASDRSSSNGRAASVSAGSAADAQGGAADSGGAASAKENGAVSVSVSGFSFEDLDPRTTPHLWVMMKNAQIGTITPRSVRSTSCPVDGWLGLGSGRRAADEPRDQCREPAPPMDGWVADWDVYAQVARGDNYDAALGSLAEAVPDIRSFGNGAAIAAATPTGHVKNWSPVSSQLGSDVAKSAADGELTLVDLGNTAADGYSLKKLDAQVGDILEATGWMDADRPNRMGEGRTPIVFSSIADGAHKGSSMQATMMLRPGQSAGLLTSSSTRQPGLVQVPDLAPTLVQLSGAEEMDNAAGAPMTVGSEGTDWKVRYQAVLDRQVAVKTQNDLSTWFFPVVATLMLGLLALAWFLRKNHRELIHSAAYRLGVVFAAMPISTYLVNTVPWERATNPDIAMLGALVGWSLLLGVLALLGPWRRHKFGPVLFVSVITVCVLAYDVMTGSQLQMSTLLGEPLLIASRFYGIGNSALALYCCALLLAVAGFASLVTKPLHRVLIVTLPVLASCVILAAPGLGTKFGSVPTLIIGVAYLVLAAASIRFSIKRLGLTVGIAGFVMLAVLFLDWLRPADQRTHFGRFFDSIISGQALGVLARKIGMNIDILTQSWMTLVLPLFIIGVFWLALDPHRFGLRGIEDTYRRIPLLRAAVISLAILLGVGTVINDSGIVVPAVGVLFLVPILAHLETFRAGLPRVPEGVGVAASGDGAESGDAGVAAKSDTAESRDAADDESRS; this is encoded by the coding sequence ATGACCACGCGCGTTCCCACCACCGCGGTTCGGGTCCTCCTCGGGGCACTTGCCGTCGTGCTCGTCCTCCTCGGTCTGCCGCAGGCTGCCACAGCGACCCAGGTCCACGCGTCGGATCGGTCGTCATCGAACGGCAGGGCCGCCTCGGTGAGTGCCGGATCGGCTGCCGACGCACAGGGCGGGGCCGCGGATTCGGGCGGGGCCGCCTCGGCGAAGGAGAACGGCGCCGTGTCGGTCAGCGTTTCCGGATTCAGCTTCGAGGACCTCGATCCGCGCACGACCCCGCACCTGTGGGTGATGATGAAGAACGCGCAGATCGGGACGATCACTCCGCGCAGCGTGCGGTCAACGAGCTGCCCGGTCGACGGCTGGCTCGGGCTGGGATCGGGCCGGCGGGCCGCCGACGAACCCCGCGATCAGTGCCGCGAACCGGCCCCGCCGATGGACGGCTGGGTCGCCGATTGGGACGTGTATGCGCAGGTCGCACGCGGTGACAACTACGATGCCGCACTCGGCTCCCTCGCCGAGGCGGTCCCCGACATCCGTTCCTTCGGCAACGGTGCCGCGATCGCCGCCGCCACCCCGACCGGGCATGTGAAGAACTGGTCGCCGGTGAGCTCTCAGCTGGGATCGGACGTGGCGAAGTCGGCCGCTGATGGGGAGCTCACCCTCGTCGATCTCGGCAACACCGCCGCCGACGGGTATTCGCTCAAGAAACTCGACGCTCAGGTCGGGGACATCCTCGAGGCGACCGGGTGGATGGACGCCGATCGGCCGAATCGGATGGGTGAGGGGCGCACGCCGATCGTGTTCTCCTCGATCGCCGATGGCGCGCACAAGGGGTCGTCGATGCAGGCGACGATGATGCTGCGGCCCGGCCAGTCTGCCGGCCTGCTGACGTCATCGTCGACGCGGCAGCCGGGGCTCGTGCAGGTGCCGGACCTCGCGCCGACCCTCGTTCAGCTCTCCGGAGCCGAGGAGATGGACAACGCCGCCGGTGCGCCGATGACCGTCGGATCGGAAGGGACCGATTGGAAGGTCCGCTATCAGGCCGTGCTCGACCGGCAGGTGGCGGTGAAGACGCAGAACGATCTGTCGACGTGGTTCTTCCCCGTCGTCGCCACGCTCATGCTCGGGCTGCTGGCTCTGGCATGGTTCCTGCGGAAGAACCATCGCGAGCTCATCCATTCGGCGGCCTACCGCCTCGGCGTCGTGTTTGCGGCGATGCCGATCTCGACGTATCTGGTCAATACGGTGCCGTGGGAGCGGGCGACGAACCCGGATATTGCTATGCTCGGCGCGCTGGTCGGGTGGTCGCTGCTGCTGGGAGTCTTGGCTCTGCTCGGGCCGTGGCGCAGGCACAAGTTCGGGCCGGTGCTCTTCGTCTCGGTGATCACCGTCTGTGTGCTCGCCTATGACGTGATGACCGGTTCGCAGCTGCAGATGTCGACACTGCTGGGTGAACCGCTGCTCATCGCCTCCCGGTTCTACGGGATCGGCAACTCGGCGTTGGCGCTGTACTGCTGTGCGCTGCTCTTGGCCGTGGCCGGGTTCGCGTCCCTGGTGACGAAGCCGTTGCACCGCGTTCTCATCGTCACGCTGCCCGTGCTCGCCTCCTGCGTCATCCTCGCCGCACCGGGTCTGGGCACGAAGTTCGGGTCGGTGCCGACCCTCATCATCGGCGTGGCCTACCTGGTGCTGGCCGCGGCGAGTATCCGCTTCTCCATCAAACGTCTGGGACTGACAGTCGGCATCGCCGGATTCGTCATGCTCGCGGTGCTGTTCCTCGACTGGCTTCGCCCGGCTGACCAGCGCACACACTTCGGCCGGTTCTTCGACTCGATCATCAGCGGTCAGGCGTTGGGCGTGCTCGCCCGGAAGATCGGGATGAACATCGACATCCTCACACAGTCGTGGATGACGCTGGTGCTGCCGCTGTTCATCATCGGCGTCTTCTGGCTCGCACTCGACCCGCACCGATTCGGTCTGCGCGGGATCGAGGACACCTACCGGCGGATTCCGCTGCTGCGAGCGGCGGTCATCAGCCTCGCGATCCTGCTCGGAGTCGGCACCGTCATCAACGACTCGGGCATCGTCGTGCCGGCCGTCGGCGTCCTCTTCCTCGTCCCGATCCTCGCGCACCTCGAGACGTTCCGCGCCGGCCTGCCGCGGGTGCCTGAGGGTGTTGGTGTGGCCGCCTCGGGCGACGGGGCGGAGTCCGGCGATGCCGGCGTGGCCGCCAAGAGCGACACGGCGGAGTCCCGCGACGCTGCGGACGACGAATCCCGCAGCTAG